TCGGCTTTGTGCTGCTGGTAGTCATAATGGGCGGTTTTCAGACTGTGCTGAATCAGGGCAATGACTGGGACTGGTTCAATTCAACCTATATCACAACTTTGACGGCGGTTATTGTCATTGCCTTGATCTACTGGATAGTCTGGGAATTGAGCATCAAGCATCCTTTCCTGGATCTTACCCTGTTCGCGCATCGGAATTTTACGATCGGCGCCCTGATCATGTTCACCGGATTTTTGTGCTTTCAGGGGCTTCTGTCGTTGCTGATCGTACAGCTTCAGTTGGCGCTGGGTTATTCCTCCTGGCTGGCAGGCCTGGTATTTTTGCCTATGGCGATTTTCGCGAAGCCCATGGCCGGGGTGTTCCATGAAATCGTTAAGCGCTTCGATGCGCGCCTGCTGGCTTTTTTTAATTTGCTGGGCTTTGCGGCGACTTATTTCTGGCTGAGCCGCTTCGACGTAAGCGATGCCTATGATCAGCTGTTCTGGCCCAAGCTGCTGGAAGGTGCCTGCCTGGGCAGTTTCTTTGTGCCTTTGACGGCGCTGCTGCTGCACGGATTGCCGCCGGAGCGCCAGTGGCGGGCCGTGGAGCTGGCCAGCCTCATGCGCATCGCAGCCGGCGCTATCGGCATCGCAGTGCAGGGCATTGTTCTCTACCGCCGGGCTCCGTTCCATATGACGCGCTTCGCCGAAGAGCATACTGTTTTTGACCCAATTTACGATCAATCATTGGCTCTCCTGGCCGAAGCAGGCTTTACGGAGTCTACCGCCCTCGCCAAATTTGCGAAACTGGCTGCGCGCGATTCGGCCATCCGGGCTATCAACGATGCGTACTGGATTGCCGGCTGTATTTTTGTCGGCATGGCGATTCTGGTCTGGTTTGCCTATCCGACCCGGCAGCCTGCCAGACGCACACAGGAACAGGCCCTGCGGCGTAGCGCCCAGGAATTACTTGGCGAGGAACCGTGATGAGCAAATACCATACAAGCCGCGTTTTGCCGGTTACAGTCCTGTTGGCAGCGCTGTCCGGCTGCGCCTGGTTTGGAGAAGAAACCAGGCGCGCCGAAATGATCGCCATGCCGTCCATGGGGCAGACATTGTCGGCGGCGCATGAGGCGTTGCCTGCCGACGGCAAATGGCCGGAGCAGGCCTGGTGGCAAATGTTCGGCAATGCGGAGCTGAATCGCCTGATCGAAGCGGCCGTGGCCGACAATCCGGGATTCAAGGCGGCGGAGGCGCGCTTGCGCCAGTCGCAAGCCATGGTTGATGCGCAGGCGGCCGAGCTTTATCCGACTGTCGACGCCAATGTCACTTTTACCGCACAGCGTTTCTCGGCCAACAGCACCGAAGCCAAACTCGCCGGCGAGCACTTCCGGAAGCTGGTGATCAATCCGTTTATACTGCGCTATCACCTTGACTTTTGGGGGCAGGACAAGGCGGCGCTGGATGCGGCTGTCGGCCAGGCGCTGGCCGCCCGGGCCGAACTGGCCGACGCTCGGCTGCTGCTGTCCGTGGCGGTTGCAAGCAGCTATTTCGATCTGCTGGCCGCCGCTGAAAAACTGAATATGATCAAGGCGATCGTGGCTTATCGCGAGAACTTGGCAAAGCTGGAGCAGGTACGCGTGGACACAGGCCTTGCCGCCACGACGCCATTGCTGTATACGCAGGCGCAATTGGGCGCGGTGCGGGAGATCGAGGCCGCCGTTCGGGCCGAGGTCGAGCTGCAAAAGAATCTGCTGGCTGCGCTGGCCGGCAAGGGGCCTGACTGGGGCAGGGATATCGGAATAAAGCGCGGCGTCTTTCCAAAGCGTCTGGCATTGCCCGGTAATTTGCCGCTGCATCTGCTGGCGCATCGGCCTGATGTCACGGCGGCACGGCTAAAAGCGGAGGCTGCGGCCCAGGAAATCAAGGTCGCCAAGACCGCTTTTTACCCGGATGTCAACCTGATCGCTTTCGCCGGTTTGCACAGCGTCGACATGTCCGATGTCATACTGCAGGGTTCCAGCCTTGCCTATGCCGTCGGTCCGTCTATCGATTTGCCGATTTTTGAAGGCGGCCGGTTGCGCGCCAATCTGAGTTATAAGGAAGCCGCCTATGATGCCGCCGTGGAGCGCTACAACAACAGCCTGCTGCATGCCGTTCAGGAAGTGGCCGACTCGCTGACCCGCTGGCGCGACATTGAGACACGGCTGGCCGAACAGCGCCAAACGGTGGATGCCATCGCCGAGACTAGCCGGCTCACACAAACGCTGAACCGCACCGGCCTCAGCAATCGCAGCGAATTGCTGGAAGCAAGCGCTGTCGAATATGAGCAGCGCTTTAGATTGGCCGTTCTGGAAGGCGAGCATTTAAAGGCGGCCGTTCAGGTCATCAAGGCGCTGGGCGGCGGTTATGTCGATACCAAGGAGCATTAATTAGATATGCGCAGTACCACTGTTCGTCCCAAAGAAATCATGCGCGCGCGTAGCCGCCGGCTGAAAACGGTGACGCTGATCATCTTGCTGGCAAGCATCGCTTATTTCGGCTATTACTGGTATGCCAGCCGGAATTGGGTATCCACTGATGATGCATTTGTCACCGGACATCTGGTCACGCTGAAGGCGCAGACGGACGGGACAGTCGTCGAGATTCTGGCCGAAAACACGCAGGCTGTGAAAAAAGGCGATGTATTGGTCCGGCTCGACGGCAACATTGCCCAAATCGCCCTGCAACAGGCGCAGGCCGAACTGGGCGAGACCGTGCGCAATATTTTTACGTTGACGGCGAAAATCGATACGCTGAGCCAGCGCATCATCGCCCGGCAGGCCTCGTTGAATCAGGTGCGGCACGATCTCAAGCGCTTTATCGCAGCTGCGCAGGACGGTGCCGTTTCAGACCAGCAAGTGCAAAACGCGCAGGATAAGATTCGCGAACTGGAGGCCGCGATCCAGGAAGCCCGAGCCGAAAAAGCCGGCGTCGAAGCCCAGGTCAAGGGCGTTCCGGTTGAGCGCCATCCGGCCGTTGAAAAAGCCAAGAGCCGCGTGCGGCGCGCCTTTCTGGATTATCACCGCCGCAACGTAGTCGCGCCGGTATCGGGCTATGTCGCCAAACGCCGCGTCCAGGTCGGCGACAACGTCAAGGCAGGCGCTGCGCTGCTCGCGATCGTGCCGTTGGACGACCTGTGGATCGAGGCCAATTTTCTGGAGACGCAGATCGCACGCATTCGCCCTGGGCAGTCGGCCGAAATCAGGGTTGACGCCTACGGCAAGGACTTGGTCTATCACGGCAGGGTAGAAGGGCTCAACCCCGGCACCGGCAGTACGTTTGCGCTGCTGCCCACCGACAACGCTACCGGCAATTTCATTCATATCGCAGAACGCCTGCCGGTGCGCATCGGGCTGGACCCCAAGGATCTAAAGGAGAATCCCCTGCAGCCGGGCTTGTCCACGCTGACGCGCGTCAATATCGGCGAAGCGGGCGAGCCGCTGTTGACGTCCTCGGCCAGCACGGCTGGAGACGCTTACAGGACCGGCATTTACGATAATGAGCTGGAAGGCGTGGAGCCGGTGATAGAGCGGATCATCGAAGAGAACAGCGCGTCAGGCAGTCAGATTAAAGCCCTGCAATAGCGAGCCGCATTGTGGGGGCGACTTCGCCTAAAGCGCCTACTGTTGGCAGTCGCCCTGATGCTTTGCAGCAGGCCGCAGCTGGACGGGGCATGTTGCCCCGTACGGAACGTTTGGCGGTGGTTAAGCGCAGCCATTTAGTTCAGATATCGCAAAAACGTTAGGGACGGGGTTGCAAACCCCGTCCCGCTCCAGATATCGATATCAAAAAGCAAATTTCAACAGCAAAATAAAGCCGGACACAGCAATCAGCCCATGAAGCAGGGCTAACCATTTAGGTGCAGAGCTGCGGGTAAGGTCGAGGGTTATCAAGACGAATCCGCCAATCGCCGCGATGATGAGCAAAACTAGGCTTGCGATGGGCGCCGGGCTGTATTGAAAGGCATAGATGATAAGCAACACAAGTCCTGCGGCGGCCAAAGGCCCGTGTGTGAATGTGACGGCTTTAGGCGTTTCTTTCCCTCTCAACACGAAGGTCAAAAGAAAAATGCCGAGCAGAGCTGCAAGTGAAAATAAGACGATGGCTGCAATAATCATTGCCTGGCTCTCCAAAAATCAGTGCTGGTTGTTGGCTTCTCTTTTCGGCAAATCGACTATAGCTGGTCCTTCGATCACCTGGCCGTCAACCGTAAAACGGCTGCCGTGGCAGGGACAATCCCAGCTTTTTTCTTCTTCGTTCCAGTTGACGATGCATTTCATATGCGTGCAAACGGCTGAAACCTGGTGCAGTTCTCCGGCTTCATCCCGGTAGACGGCAAATTTTTCGCCTTTTATATCAATCGTTTTGCCTTCATCAGGCAATATGCTGGAAAATCGATCAACTTCGGCTTTATAAGGGATATCCTTCATATAATCCATGAATACATGGACGCTCTCTTTTATAAAGCGTCCTGCCGATTTGAGCGGATTGTGCCGGCGGGGATCGTAAAGCTTGGACCAAGGGTTTTCGATGCCCAGAACCAGGTCGCTGATGATCATGGCGCCCAGCGTGCCATACGTCAGCCCGTCCGCGGCAAAGCCTGTGGCAATGTAAACATTGGCTTTGTCGTTAGTGGCGCCTATGTAAGGCAAGCCATCGGCTGATTTATAGCGCTGCGCACTCCAGCGGTAGTCGACGGACTTCACATCGAAGCGATCCCTGATATAGGCTTCCAGGCTCTGATAACAGACTTCATTGTTTTTCTTGTGTCCGACTTTATGCGATTCGCCCAGGACAACCAGATGGTTTTCACCGTTTCTGCTGGTGTAGGAGCGTATGGAATAGTGACTGGAGCCACTGACGACCCAGAAAATGCCTTCAGGATAGCTGCCTGAATTCAGCTTAACGGCAATCGCGTATTCCCTGTAGGGCCCCAGCAGGGTATGAATGGCGAAGACGCCTTTGGGGGAGTGCGTCGCATGGATGATTTTGTCTGCCGTCACGGTGTTGTTTTCGGTATACAGAATGTTCGGGGAACCCTCTGCAATGCGAGTGACCGGGGTGTTTTCGAATAGTGTACAGCCTGTCCCATGAATATGTGCGGCCAGTGCTTTGACATACTGCATGGGATTGAATTGCGCCTGGCCCTCGACACGAAGGGCTTTGCTGATAATGAAAGGCAAAGGGGCTGCGCTGTCCAGATGAGCATCCAGACCGGCATCGAGACAGGCTTTATATTCTTTTTCGATGAGTTTATCGCTATCCCCGGTTTCCGATAACAGACGCCAGGGCCTCCTGTGAAAATCGCATTCAAGAGAGAAGCCATGAATAATGTTTTCTATCTGTTGGACGGCGGCGGTCCGTGAGGCGGCCACGGCGTGAATCGTTTCCGTATCGAACTTGAGCTGGAGCTTTTTCAACATTTCTCCAACAGTGGCGTAGAGATTGCCGGTAGAAAAACCGGTCGTGCCGCCGCCGATATCCCGCGCTTCAAGCACGGCGACGCTTTTACCCGCATTCGCCAATAAGTAGGCGGCAGTTATGCCGGTAATGCCGCCGCCGACAATGGCGACATCTACTTTTAAATCTTCCTGTAAAGAACTGTAACGACTGGCCTCGGCATCGTCTTTCCAAAGGGAAGTCTTCTTCATAAATACCTCTGTCCATGACCAAATCGGGGAAAATTTATTTAAGTTTACCGGTTAAAAAAGTGCTGTATATGATAAAAGTCAGAGGAAGTAGATCGGTCAAATTAATCGTAGGGTACGCATTGCGTACCTTTTTATGAACGCAGTATGCAGGCAGATTTTAAAAAGGTACGCAATGCATACTCTACATCCTGCTAGAACAAATTTTCCCAGCCCAGTTCTGTTATGACACGGCTGTAAACCTGATCGAGCGGAGCTGTAATGTTCACCGGCCGGCCGGAATAGGGATGGGCGAACGCCAGGCCGGTCGCCGCTAGAAGCAGTTGATGGCAGTCGAAATGCGTTCTGAAAAAATCGTTGTGCCGGCCGTCGCCGTGCGTGGTGTCACCGACGATGGGATGGAAAATATGCTTCATGTGCCGCCTGATCTGGTGCTTGCGTCCGGTTTCGGGCGATAGTTGCAGCAGGGAATAGCGACAGCTCGGGTAGCGCCCTACCGTATAGGGCAACTCGACTGTCGCCAGGCGCCGGTAACGGGTCACAGCGGGTTGCGCCAGCTTGTTCGGGTCGGCTTTGGCATCGGTCATCTTGTCCAGTTCTTCTTTCAGGGGATAATCGATGGTGTCCATCTCAGCGGTATGCCCGCGCACGACGGCCAGATAGGTTTTCCTGATGCCATCGCCCATGAATACAGCCATCATCCGTCTGGCCGCTTCGGGGCTCAATGCGAACAATAGTACCCCGGCTGTCGGTTTATCAAGCCGGTGCACCGGAAATACGCGGCGGCCGAGCTGGTCGCGCAGTATTTGCACGGCAAACCGGGTTTCATGCCGGTCGATTTCGGACCGGTGTACGAGCAGACCGGCCGGTTTATTGACGGCGACAAAATAGTCATCCTGATAAAGAATTTTCATAAGATAAAATCGATCATCCGGTTCAAGTCTGAGGAAAGCAACTGTAATTTATCGAGGCGGGGCAGTTTTTTGATGGCGGATTCGCGTTTGCTGGCGGAGCTGCGGTCGTGACCGGTTTCAACATAAACCAGCTCTTTGGGCTGGCGTCCGCGAAAATACTTGGCGCCCAGTCCATTGGCGTGTTCATGGAAGCGCCTGCGGACGTCATTGGTAATACCCGTGTAGAGCGAATCATCGGTGCAACGGATGATATAGACGGACCAGTGCATCAGACGGCAGTGCCAAAGACAGAACCGACAGCGGCTGTCAAACCCATGGCCAGCGCACCCCATAACGTGACGCGGCAGGTGCCTTTGAGCCGGCTTGCGCCGCCGGTATAGGCTGCAAGCATGCCGAGCAGGGCGAGGAAGAACAGCGATGACATTATCACCAATGCCAGCAAATAGGCGGCAGGGGCGATCAGTACAACCAGTAAAGGCATGAGTGCGCCGACGGCAAACGTGGCGGCCGACGTCAAAGCGGCCTGAATCGGGCGGGCGGATATCGTCGCCGAGATGCCCAGCTCATCGCGGGCATGGGCTTCCAGGGCATTGTGTTGCATCAGTTGTTCGGCAACCTGCCCGGCCAGGAGCGGTTCCAGGCCGCGTTGGATATAAATGGCCGCCAGTTCATTTTTCTCATAGGGTTCATTTTCATGGAGTTCTCTGAGCTCTCGGGCCAGATCGGCCTTTTCGGTATCGGCCTGGGAACTGACTGATACATATTCTCCCGCGGCCATTGACATGGCCCCGGCTACCAGTCCTGCCACACCGGCCAATATGATTTC
This is a stretch of genomic DNA from Methylobacter sp. YRD-M1. It encodes these proteins:
- a CDS encoding DHA2 family efflux MFS transporter permease subunit, translating into MAIIYSKRLRGWRFGLFNFCLGLGHAVVIFNAGAYIAMLPRVAGGLGIPPSFATWTQTDYMIGLALAFPVGGWLSRRIGEYRPFVAAFVVFALASFICAYATSLYVYLAGRILLGFSGGVTLPLGQSMLMKEYPDKRKSLGIGIWSLFTLTPFTFGPPIGGWIADNLGWRWLFVFNIPIALAIAGIVGALLYQRGYKPIQRRFDTIGFVLLVVIMGGFQTVLNQGNDWDWFNSTYITTLTAVIVIALIYWIVWELSIKHPFLDLTLFAHRNFTIGALIMFTGFLCFQGLLSLLIVQLQLALGYSSWLAGLVFLPMAIFAKPMAGVFHEIVKRFDARLLAFFNLLGFAATYFWLSRFDVSDAYDQLFWPKLLEGACLGSFFVPLTALLLHGLPPERQWRAVELASLMRIAAGAIGIAVQGIVLYRRAPFHMTRFAEEHTVFDPIYDQSLALLAEAGFTESTALAKFAKLAARDSAIRAINDAYWIAGCIFVGMAILVWFAYPTRQPARRTQEQALRRSAQELLGEEP
- a CDS encoding efflux transporter outer membrane subunit, whose protein sequence is MSKYHTSRVLPVTVLLAALSGCAWFGEETRRAEMIAMPSMGQTLSAAHEALPADGKWPEQAWWQMFGNAELNRLIEAAVADNPGFKAAEARLRQSQAMVDAQAAELYPTVDANVTFTAQRFSANSTEAKLAGEHFRKLVINPFILRYHLDFWGQDKAALDAAVGQALAARAELADARLLLSVAVASSYFDLLAAAEKLNMIKAIVAYRENLAKLEQVRVDTGLAATTPLLYTQAQLGAVREIEAAVRAEVELQKNLLAALAGKGPDWGRDIGIKRGVFPKRLALPGNLPLHLLAHRPDVTAARLKAEAAAQEIKVAKTAFYPDVNLIAFAGLHSVDMSDVILQGSSLAYAVGPSIDLPIFEGGRLRANLSYKEAAYDAAVERYNNSLLHAVQEVADSLTRWRDIETRLAEQRQTVDAIAETSRLTQTLNRTGLSNRSELLEASAVEYEQRFRLAVLEGEHLKAAVQVIKALGGGYVDTKEH
- a CDS encoding HlyD family efflux transporter periplasmic adaptor subunit; this translates as MRSTTVRPKEIMRARSRRLKTVTLIILLASIAYFGYYWYASRNWVSTDDAFVTGHLVTLKAQTDGTVVEILAENTQAVKKGDVLVRLDGNIAQIALQQAQAELGETVRNIFTLTAKIDTLSQRIIARQASLNQVRHDLKRFIAAAQDGAVSDQQVQNAQDKIRELEAAIQEARAEKAGVEAQVKGVPVERHPAVEKAKSRVRRAFLDYHRRNVVAPVSGYVAKRRVQVGDNVKAGAALLAIVPLDDLWIEANFLETQIARIRPGQSAEIRVDAYGKDLVYHGRVEGLNPGTGSTFALLPTDNATGNFIHIAERLPVRIGLDPKDLKENPLQPGLSTLTRVNIGEAGEPLLTSSASTAGDAYRTGIYDNELEGVEPVIERIIEENSASGSQIKALQ
- a CDS encoding FAD-dependent oxidoreductase → MKKTSLWKDDAEASRYSSLQEDLKVDVAIVGGGITGITAAYLLANAGKSVAVLEARDIGGGTTGFSTGNLYATVGEMLKKLQLKFDTETIHAVAASRTAAVQQIENIIHGFSLECDFHRRPWRLLSETGDSDKLIEKEYKACLDAGLDAHLDSAAPLPFIISKALRVEGQAQFNPMQYVKALAAHIHGTGCTLFENTPVTRIAEGSPNILYTENNTVTADKIIHATHSPKGVFAIHTLLGPYREYAIAVKLNSGSYPEGIFWVVSGSSHYSIRSYTSRNGENHLVVLGESHKVGHKKNNEVCYQSLEAYIRDRFDVKSVDYRWSAQRYKSADGLPYIGATNDKANVYIATGFAADGLTYGTLGAMIISDLVLGIENPWSKLYDPRRHNPLKSAGRFIKESVHVFMDYMKDIPYKAEVDRFSSILPDEGKTIDIKGEKFAVYRDEAGELHQVSAVCTHMKCIVNWNEEEKSWDCPCHGSRFTVDGQVIEGPAIVDLPKREANNQH
- the truC gene encoding tRNA pseudouridine(65) synthase TruC, encoding MKILYQDDYFVAVNKPAGLLVHRSEIDRHETRFAVQILRDQLGRRVFPVHRLDKPTAGVLLFALSPEAARRMMAVFMGDGIRKTYLAVVRGHTAEMDTIDYPLKEELDKMTDAKADPNKLAQPAVTRYRRLATVELPYTVGRYPSCRYSLLQLSPETGRKHQIRRHMKHIFHPIVGDTTHGDGRHNDFFRTHFDCHQLLLAATGLAFAHPYSGRPVNITAPLDQVYSRVITELGWENLF
- a CDS encoding GIY-YIG nuclease family protein, whose product is MHWSVYIIRCTDDSLYTGITNDVRRRFHEHANGLGAKYFRGRQPKELVYVETGHDRSSASKRESAIKKLPRLDKLQLLSSDLNRMIDFIL
- a CDS encoding VIT1/CCC1 transporter family protein, with protein sequence MPRHHLETHRTHRIGWLRAAVLGANDGIVSTASLIAGFTASNAAFNEIILAGVAGLVAGAMSMAAGEYVSVSSQADTEKADLARELRELHENEPYEKNELAAIYIQRGLEPLLAGQVAEQLMQHNALEAHARDELGISATISARPIQAALTSAATFAVGALMPLLVVLIAPAAYLLALVIMSSLFFLALLGMLAAYTGGASRLKGTCRVTLWGALAMGLTAAVGSVFGTAV